One genomic region from Leptospira tipperaryensis encodes:
- a CDS encoding polyketide cyclase: protein MSPILETKHIGVSIRVSWKTVYAYLSDPKNFPQWASGLCKSITQGNDEEWIIEAPQGTLKAVFTPPNEFGIIDHTVIFPTGERIHNPMRILPNAEGSEVVFSLFKTPEMSSEKFEEDANWVKKDLNELKNLMEKKFG from the coding sequence GTGTCTCCAATCTTAGAAACAAAACATATCGGGGTTTCCATAAGAGTCTCTTGGAAAACCGTCTACGCTTACCTTTCCGATCCAAAAAACTTTCCGCAGTGGGCCTCCGGACTTTGCAAGTCCATCACACAAGGAAACGATGAAGAATGGATCATCGAAGCTCCGCAGGGCACACTCAAGGCGGTCTTTACGCCACCGAATGAATTCGGAATCATCGATCACACCGTGATCTTTCCAACGGGAGAACGGATCCACAATCCGATGCGAATTCTCCCCAACGCGGAAGGAAGCGAGGTAGTATTCTCTCTTTTCAAAACGCCGGAGATGAGTTCTGAAAAATTCGAGGAAGACGCAAACTGGGTAAAAAAGGATTTGAACGAACTTAAAAATTTGATGGAAAAGAAATTCGGCTAA
- a CDS encoding ABC transporter ATP-binding protein — MKSDPLLSVEEVSYKPTGKTILENVSFQIFENEHCVLLGRNGAGKSTLVNLIYGMIWATSGTIRLFQETYGETVIQELRKRIGILDASQQENALQRKLTVLDVVLTGLFHTIGYYRDPSAEEEKKALGILEYADLLSKKDQFYVTLSSGEKKKILFLRSLVSEPDLLILDEPCSSLDLTAREDFLGFLKRYHSQRKFTSLYITHRPEEIPEFYSKAVLLKEGKVLTFGPIEDCFRESHLQELYDLSLQVKKIDGTWSVIPKRNE, encoded by the coding sequence TTGAAATCGGATCCCTTACTTTCCGTCGAGGAAGTCAGTTATAAACCCACCGGAAAGACGATTCTTGAAAATGTAAGTTTTCAGATTTTTGAAAACGAACACTGCGTGCTTCTGGGAAGAAACGGAGCCGGCAAAAGCACTCTTGTCAATCTTATCTATGGAATGATCTGGGCAACTTCCGGGACCATTCGACTCTTTCAAGAAACCTACGGAGAAACCGTTATTCAAGAATTGAGAAAGAGGATCGGAATCTTGGACGCCTCTCAGCAAGAGAACGCTCTTCAAAGAAAACTCACAGTCCTGGACGTCGTCTTAACCGGACTCTTTCATACGATCGGATACTACAGAGATCCCAGCGCGGAAGAAGAGAAAAAAGCATTGGGAATTTTGGAATACGCGGACTTACTCTCCAAGAAGGATCAATTCTACGTTACGCTCTCATCGGGGGAAAAGAAAAAGATTTTATTTTTAAGAAGTCTCGTAAGCGAGCCGGATCTTTTGATTCTGGACGAACCCTGCTCTTCCTTGGATCTAACCGCCAGAGAGGATTTTTTAGGATTTTTAAAACGTTATCATTCTCAGAGAAAATTCACTTCCCTGTATATCACTCATCGACCGGAAGAAATTCCGGAATTCTATTCCAAAGCCGTTTTATTAAAGGAAGGAAAAGTTTTGACCTTCGGTCCTATCGAAGACTGTTTCAGAGAGTCTCATCTCCAAGAACTCTACGATCTTTCATTACAGGTAAAAAAGATCGACGGGACCTGGTCCGTCATCCCAAAACGAAACGAATAA
- a CDS encoding HDOD domain-containing protein: protein MLNITELTDTLLNGKDIDIEYKFVSEEDHQQLYNLLLNILGKIDRLFLTEVISTILKEILMNANKANAKRIFFLKKNLDIHNADQYAKGMRTFQQEITHHWDDQRESLVNSNFEIHLRAKMINNSLAILVENDAALLPQETERIKKRIESARKYNDLSDAFMDISDSQESAGLGLVLIQLLLKNSGIGSDKFKVDTDGKLTRATLVVPQQIVPIDITTKLKERILAEIEGLPPLPNTLTRIISLCNNPDSDLSIIANEIEKNPALSVDLLKLSNSAGFASRNKVNTIVQAVKVVGLKNVRNLLYVSGVRKIMDGRYAKLQEVWNHSNMCSFFIRHIAGRGGMTRVADIAAAGALLHDLGKFILLSLDQKLFIKLSNYQKDRDFGSSTILEEISIGISHPTLGGLLARKWDFPPDLVQMIEFHHRPFMAIGSVYHDLVELVYLANMMVDCIDKKASFFTIDETILQKYDLTDKKIFEETCEKLRKLYNIARMEN, encoded by the coding sequence ATGCTCAACATAACGGAACTTACAGACACTCTTCTCAACGGAAAAGACATAGATATCGAATACAAATTCGTATCGGAAGAGGACCACCAACAACTCTATAATTTATTGCTTAATATTCTCGGAAAGATCGATCGGCTTTTTCTAACGGAAGTGATTTCTACGATTCTAAAAGAAATTTTGATGAACGCAAATAAGGCGAACGCAAAAAGAATCTTCTTTCTCAAAAAGAATCTGGATATCCACAACGCGGACCAATACGCAAAAGGAATGAGAACCTTCCAACAGGAAATCACTCATCACTGGGACGATCAAAGAGAAAGTTTAGTCAACAGTAATTTCGAGATTCATCTCCGAGCAAAGATGATCAACAATAGTCTTGCGATCCTCGTAGAAAACGACGCCGCCCTTCTTCCGCAAGAAACCGAAAGAATTAAAAAAAGAATCGAGTCCGCGAGAAAATACAACGATCTCTCGGACGCATTCATGGACATCTCCGATTCTCAAGAAAGCGCTGGACTCGGTTTGGTTCTGATCCAACTGCTCTTAAAAAATTCAGGGATCGGTTCCGATAAATTCAAAGTGGATACGGATGGAAAACTTACGAGAGCTACTCTTGTAGTTCCGCAACAGATCGTCCCGATCGATATCACGACCAAACTCAAAGAAAGAATCCTGGCCGAAATCGAAGGCCTTCCTCCTCTTCCGAATACTCTCACAAGAATCATCTCTCTTTGTAACAATCCGGATTCCGATCTTTCGATAATAGCAAACGAGATCGAAAAAAATCCGGCTTTGAGCGTGGACCTTTTAAAACTATCCAACTCCGCCGGGTTTGCGAGTAGAAACAAGGTCAACACCATCGTCCAAGCCGTGAAAGTGGTAGGCCTCAAAAACGTTCGAAACCTTCTCTACGTTTCCGGAGTTCGAAAGATCATGGATGGACGTTATGCGAAACTGCAAGAAGTATGGAATCATTCCAATATGTGCAGTTTTTTTATACGCCATATCGCAGGCAGAGGTGGAATGACAAGGGTCGCCGATATCGCCGCCGCCGGAGCTCTCCTTCACGATCTTGGAAAATTTATTCTTCTTTCCCTGGATCAAAAACTTTTTATTAAATTATCCAATTATCAAAAAGACAGGGACTTCGGAAGTTCTACGATCTTAGAAGAGATCTCGATCGGAATTTCGCATCCGACCCTTGGCGGACTCCTCGCAAGAAAATGGGACTTCCCTCCCGATCTCGTTCAGATGATAGAATTTCATCACAGACCGTTTATGGCAATAGGAAGCGTATATCACGACTTAGTCGAACTCGTCTATCTCGCAAACATGATGGTGGATTGTATCGATAAGAAGGCGTCTTTTTTCACGATAGACGAAACCATACTTCAAAAATACGATCTTACTGATAAAAAGATCTTTGAAGAAACCTGTGAAAAACTCCGAAAGCTCTACAACATCGCGAGAATGGAGAATTAA